From the genome of Nicotiana sylvestris chromosome 2, ASM39365v2, whole genome shotgun sequence, one region includes:
- the LOC104232006 gene encoding 9-cis-epoxycarotenoid dioxygenase NCED2, chloroplastic-like: MASTPANFYTWAKVQVPHPFSSSNSSTCSPVDLGFPSKSISMRKPTPRAKIQCALHSPAVLTFPKQPYQYPTITKRDTPSPPQPAWNLFQKAAAKALDIMESALISRDKQKPLPKTSDPGVQIAGNFFPVPEMPVRHNLPITGTVPDCINGVYVRNGANPHFEPVAGHHLFDGDGMLHAVTINGGSVNYSCRFTETERLVQERGLGKSVFPKAIGELHGHSGIARLLLFYARGLCGLVDHSHGTGVANAGLVYFNGRLLAMSEDDLPYHVAIKPCGDLQTKGRYDFDEQLKSTMIAHPKIDPVSGELFALSYDVVQKPYLKYFKFSKNGKKSYDVEIPLDVPTMMHDFAITENYVVIPDQQVVFKLQNMIKGGSPVIYDEKKKSRFGILPKNVKDSNRIIWVESPDTFCFHLWNAWEEPENDEVVVIGSCMTPPDSIFNECDENLKSVLSEIRLNLKTAESRKRAIISSTEQVNLEAGMVNKNKLGRKTQYAYLAIAEPWPRVSGLAKVDLSTGEVQKYMYGDTRYGGEPLFLPRNQCTEKEDDGYILAFVHDEKIWKSELQIVNAMTLELEATVKLPSRVPYGFHGTFVSKKDLENQV; encoded by the coding sequence ATGGCTTCTACACCTGCAAATTTTTATACATGGGCTAAAGTCCAAGTCCCTCATCCCTTTTCATCGTCTAATTCCTCTACTTGTTCACCTGTTGATTTGGGCTTTCCTTCAAAATCCATCTCCATGAGAAAGCCCACTCCTCGAGCTAAAATTCAATGTGCTCTCCACTCCCCTGCTGTTCTCACTTTTCCAAAACAACCCTATCAATATCCAACAATTACCAAAAGGGACACCCCTTCTCCCCCGCAACCTGCCTGGAATCTCTTTCAGAAAGCCGCTGCAAAAGCATTGGACATAATGGAGAGCGCGTTGATCTCACGCGATAAGCAGAAACCGCTCCCAAAAACCTCCGATCCTGGCGTTCAAATAGCCGGAAATTTTTTTCCGGTGCCGGAAATGCCTGTCCGGCATAACCTTCCCATTACCGGAACTGTACCCGATTGCATTAACGGCGTTTACGTACGTAATGGCGCTAACCCGCATTTTGAACCCGTTGCCGGTCACCATTTATTCGACGGTGACGGCATGCTTCATGCAGTCACCATTAACGGCGGTTCAGTGAACTATTCGTGCCGGTTCACTGAAACCGAAAGACTAGTTCAAGAGCGTGGATTGGGTAAATCGGTTTTCCCGAAAGCCATTGGTGAACTCCACGGGCATTCTGGTATTGCGCGTCTTCTCCTCTTCTATGCGCGTGGACTTTGTGGACTCGTAGATCATAGTCATGGAACAGGCGTGGCTAACGCCGGTTTAGTTTACTTTAACGGCAGGTTATTAGCCATGTCAGAAGATGATCTTCCTTATCACGTTGCTATTAAGCCTTGCGGCGATTTACAAACAAAGGGGAGATACGATTTTGACGAGCAACTCAAAAGCACAATGATAGCTCATCCGAAAATCGATCCGGTTTCTGGCGAGCTATTCGCTTTGAGTTACGATGTTGTTCAGAAGCCGTACTTGAAATATTTCAAGTTTTCCAAAAATGGGAAGAAATCGTATGACGTTGAGATCCCACTGGACGTTCCAACAATGATGCATGATTTTGCTATTACTGAAAATTACGTTGTGATCCCTGACCAGCAAGTGGTTTTCAAGCTTCAGAATATGATCAAAGGTGGCTCACCAGTAATCTATGACGAGAAGAAGAAATCTAGGTTCGGGATTTTACCCAAAAATGTTAAAGATTCAAATAGAATTATTTGGGTCGAGTCACCAGACACATTCTGTTTTCATCTTTGGAATGCATGGGAGGAACCAGAGAATGACGAAGTTGTAGTTATTGGCTCGTGCATGACTCCACCTGACTCAATTTTCAATGAATGTGATGAAAATCTGAAGAGTGTACTGTCAGAAATCAGGTTAAATCTGAAAACTGCTGAGTCCAGAAAACGGGCAATAATTTCATCAACGGAACAGGTGAATCTTGAAGCTGGAATGGTAAATAAAAACAAACTTGGCCGTAAAACACAGTATGCTTATCTTGCAATTGCAGAGCCATGGCCAAGAGTTTCAGGATTAGCAAAAGTAGACCTGTCAACTGGGGAAGTTCAAAAATACATGTACGGAGATACAAGATATGGAGGAGAGCCACTATTTTTACCGAGAAATCAATGCACAGAAAAGGAAGATGATGGATATATTCTTGCATTTGTGCACGATGAAAAAATATGGAAGTCAGAGCTGCAAATAGTGAATGCCATGACTCTTGAGTTGGAGGCCACTGTCAAGCTTCCTTCAAGAGTTCCATATGGTTTCCATGGGACTTTCGTAAGTAAAAAGGACTTGGAAAATCAAGTATAG